One Alnus glutinosa chromosome 13, dhAlnGlut1.1, whole genome shotgun sequence genomic window, ccAAAATGATGTCTTTTTGGTATTTAATACCAAAACAACGTTGTTTGATATAGAGTTTCCAGTTTCGTTTTGATATAGGGCTCGCATAAAGTTAGTGTTTAGATAATAGGTGAGTTTtgatattattgtttttaaacCCCCAGTTTTCTTGCGACGATTAGATTTAAGATAAAGATTTTGGGTGTATGTTGAACAATGATCTTAAGTTCACCATTCGTAATTAAGATCTTAAGTTGCTTAAAGATTCAACATGACCTAGAAATTTCAGTTTTCTTAAGTGCAGAACAAACTTTCTTGATCATGTTACAGTTGTTGAATGAGAATTCGGTAAAATGGTTAGAAGAAATTACTGTATGATTGATCAAGAATAGAatgttcaaaatatatatacagtgCCAAAATTGATTTGTTCATCTAAAGCActaaacctttttttattttttttaaaaggccCAAAATAGTCCAAAAACCATTTTAAATAGGCCATAAAAGAGTCTCACGATAGgcccaaaatattaaaataggcCCATACCTAAAAAGCGGTTATGCAGTGCGGTTTTAGGTTTCACTAACTACTAATTGGCAGTTATTTCAAACTTGCTAACCGCCTAAGGCAGTACAGTTGCAGTTACTAAAATTTGATAACCGCCTAAGGCGGTTGCGGTTAAAGGCAATAACACCGCTCATACATCCCTAGTGACAGATTAAAGTAAAAGAATGAAAACGTTAACAAAGGCAGgtgattttagttttttgtttttcaaaacaGATAGCACTTGAAAAGGTGTTAACAAATGATCCCACTATGTTTAACAATGCAATCATCAGAGTAATGAGATTGTTCTCACAGAGTAGTAACATTGCAGTCTTCAGATTAAAATTGCATTCTTAAAGCAAATTTAGAATGGTAATGCAAAAATGTGAGTTGATATTGCATGGTAATGAGTCTACCGGCAAAACTAAAAGTCACCAAGTATGTAGAAGTACCTCCGTTCAAAGCGTCGAATAATTGCTTCATCAAGGTCAAATGGCCTGTTAGTTGCAGCAAGAACAAGAATGCGCTCACCAGGTTTTGTCAAGAGCCCATCCCAGTGAGTCATGAACTCATTCTTTATCTTCCGCATGGCTTCATGCTCTCCAACTCTGGTTCGCTGCCCAAGCATGCTATCAACCTCATCTACAAATATAATAGTCGGAGAGACCTTGGCTGCCAGTGTGAATAAAGCTCGAACATTCTTCTCATCTTCACCAAACCATTTAGAAGTGATGGTAGACATGGATACGTTTATGAAGCTTGCTCCGGCCTCCTTGGCAATGGCCTTCGCCATCATTGTCTTCCCAGTGCCAGGGGGACCAAATAGCAATATTCCCCTGCAAGGTTTTAGAAGGCCTCCGACGAAGAGGTCTGGTCTTTGTAAAGGGAGCATTACTAGTTCTTGAAGGGACTCTTTGATCTCGTCTAAGGCACCAATATCAGCAAAGGTTACATCAATCTCATTTGCTGGGATAACCTCTGGTCTAATGCGTTTCTCAAATTCATTGTCAGGTTCCTGTTAGGAAGTGATATTCAGAAAAACTTCAACATAAATATTCCCAGAAAGTAGTCAATGTGAAAATTATACACTACAGAAATTGGTGACTTCAGAAACTATGTAAAATTGATTACTATTATACAACAAAACGTATTCTCTCCAAATACCTTTTGTTTTTAAGATAAGTATTTGGGGTTTCACCAATTTTGTCCAAATTAGAGTCTCTGATATGTGTACACATGCACAGATGTGTAGGTTTTCTATAAATCAGCCACaatatctaaatttttttttttaaaaaaaaaaacagaacaaagaaaaatgggaaaaaagaaaagaaaatccttACTGGAGCTTTTGAAGATGGAACTGAATTATTGCCATCTGTCTTTGGTACTGAAGCTGATGCTACTTCACTTTTGTGTTCAGGAGCTGTGCTTTCAGCCTTTGTTTCTGGCTTCATGCCTACGGCCTCTTCCCCTACTGCATTCTGTAATTGGTGGAAAAGAAGCAGAAACGGATCATACCGGTTAGTCTGGTTTTATACCATGTATGTTATTCTAAACTTCACATATAAACATAAAGTCTAACAGACCTTAGATGTTTCAGCTTGTGCTTCCAACTTTAACGTATCTTTGCCACTGGATTTCCCTTCGTGGAAGATACTCAATCCATGGGACAAACTGTTCCAGAGCAACAATGTGAAATTACATAGAGGCTAAATCATTGGGACACCATAAGAAATGCTAATCTACCATTAGAAATGCTAATCTTACCTATCAGATGATATAACAAGTTTTCCATTCCTGTAATCAGGATCCTTGTTATTCATTAAATGATAAGAAATTGCTGATACAACAATCTCTTCTATATAGTTACTGAGAACCATAGTGTCTGCCATACAGATTGTATCCAGATCTTCACAATCAAGATCATTTGATGAAAGTACTTCCGTGATGTGGTTTCTGTTATCCTGAACCTGGATCATCTTCATATCCTCCTCCAGTTGAGATTTCCAGCTGACAAGATGGGATTCATCTTCCGGAGGCCTGATCTCAATATTGTAAGGGAAGACAGCAGTAACTCTCTCATCCACATCTCCATAGTCATTGTCAGGATTCACAATTCGTGAACCAAGGATCAGCACTGATCCAGACAGTTTCTTCAACATTTTCTGGAACAAGTTATATGTCCTTTGCGATCTAAACAAGAAGTTATCAACATCCCTAAGATATAGCACAATGGGACTGGTTTTTGACACAAAAACCAAAACCTGCAAAAAGAATTCAACATGGATTTCCACCTATCAATATATTCACTAAGTAATGAGTGGGATTCAAACCAAAGGCCTAACTAAATAATCACTGGCAAGTACATGGTAGCAGGAGGCCCTTGACTTGCTGCTGGAATTCACAACAAAAAGACAGTACCTTGTAGAGAGACTGTATAAGAAGCTTCTCATCAAAGGACCAGCTGCTTGTGCGCTTGAGAGGAgctagaaaattaaagaagaaaaaaaaggcaaagaagTCAAAAGAAGTAGAAAGCATAAGAACCAATTATGAAAGAAACAAAGAGTATCTTCAACATCTTGTCCTCTAAATTTGATCAACTCGAAGttcataattattttgaaaGATGAGCATGATTGACAGAGAAAAGACATGGTTACCTAAAtccatattaattaatatcttttttgataagtaagaaaattttattaaaaaagcgtaaggcgcccctaagtacacagaaagtatacacatattaattaatatcttatCCATAGCATATCATGGATCATGCAGTGCGTCAATCTTTATCAGTTACATGAAATCTCAAGAGCATGTCATCGGTATCCCTTAAACAAACATACCAGATGACTTGTTTGAATCACCATCAGAGTGCTCCTTGATAGTGGTGGAGAATTTTTCTCTTGGAGTGGCaagattaataaaataatattactagaaataaagtaaaaatattatatgaaagaaaaagtttcaaatgggattttttgtatattaaaattaccattgaactAAGAgggaatatatggaaagtatgtcaatttggatatagatatatacaaaaaagaatacaaaaaattCAC contains:
- the LOC133854240 gene encoding peroxisomal ATPase PEX6-like codes for the protein MEQKSVWLSALSVGVGVGLGLGLASGQTVTNWTGAGSVSSGVTLERMEQEMLRQIVDGRESKVTFEKFPYYLSEQTRVLLTSAAYVHLKHADVSKYIRNLSPASRAILLSGPAELYQQMLAKALAHFFDAKLLLLDVTDFSLKIQSKYGSANKESSFKRSTSESTLERLSGLFGSFSILPQREEPKGTLRRQSSGGGVDIGSRPTEGSSYPPKLRRNASASANISNLTSQSTPANPAPLKRTSSWSFDEKLLIQSLYKVLVFVSKTSPIVLYLRDVDNFLFRSQRTYNLFQKMLKKLSGSVLILGSRIVNPDNDYGDVDERVTAVFPYNIEIRPPEDESHLVSWKSQLEEDMKMIQVQDNRNHITEVLSSNDLDCEDLDTICMADTMVLSNYIEEIVVSAISYHLMNNKDPDYRNGKLVISSDSLSHGLSIFHEGKSSGKDTLKLEAQAETSKNAVGEEAVGMKPETKAESTAPEHKSEVASASVPKTDGNNSVPSSKAPEPDNEFEKRIRPEVIPANEIDVTFADIGALDEIKESLQELVMLPLQRPDLFVGGLLKPCRGILLFGPPGTGKTMMAKAIAKEAGASFINVSMSTITSKWFGEDEKNVRALFTLAAKVSPTIIFVDEVDSMLGQRTRVGEHEAMRKIKNEFMTHWDGLLTKPGERILVLAATNRPFDLDEAIIRRFERRIMVGLPSMENREMIFRTLLVKEKVEEELDFKELASMTEGYTGSDLKNLCTTAAYWPVRELIQQERLKDLEKKQRAAEGKEVQSKNSGGDSGIKERQEERGITLRPLNMEDLRQAKNQVAASFASEGSIMGELNQWNDLYGEGGSRKKQQLSYFL